The following coding sequences are from one Pseudomonas mendocina window:
- the fleN gene encoding flagellar synthesis regulator FleN: MGMHPVQVIAVTGGKGGVGKTNVSVNLSMALADLGRRVMLMDADLGLANVDVLLGLTPKRTLADVIAGECDLRDVLLQGPGGIRIVPAASGTQSMVSLTPMQHAGLIQAFSDISENLDVLVIDTAAGIGDAVVSFVRAAQEILVVVCDEPTSITDAYALIKLLNRDHGISRFRVLANMAHSPQEGRNLFAKLTKVTDRFLDVALQYVGAVPYDECVRKAVQKQRAVYEAFPRSKCALAFKAIAQKVDTWPLPANPRGHLEFFVERLVHQPTADSAV, from the coding sequence ATGGGTATGCATCCCGTACAGGTGATTGCGGTGACTGGCGGCAAGGGTGGCGTCGGCAAGACCAACGTGTCGGTCAATCTGTCCATGGCCCTGGCCGATCTCGGCCGTCGGGTGATGCTGATGGACGCTGACCTTGGCCTGGCCAACGTCGACGTTCTGTTGGGCCTGACGCCCAAGCGCACCCTGGCCGATGTGATCGCAGGTGAATGCGATCTGCGTGACGTGCTGCTGCAGGGGCCGGGCGGCATCCGTATCGTGCCGGCGGCGTCCGGTACGCAGAGCATGGTCAGTCTTACGCCGATGCAGCACGCCGGCCTGATCCAGGCATTCAGCGATATCAGCGAAAACCTGGACGTACTGGTGATCGATACTGCGGCCGGTATTGGCGATGCGGTGGTCAGCTTCGTTCGCGCGGCGCAGGAAATTCTCGTAGTGGTGTGCGATGAGCCGACCTCGATCACCGACGCCTACGCGCTGATCAAATTGCTCAATCGTGACCACGGTATCAGCCGCTTCCGCGTGTTGGCCAACATGGCCCACAGCCCGCAGGAAGGGCGCAATCTCTTTGCTAAGCTGACCAAGGTGACGGATCGTTTCCTCGATGTCGCCCTGCAGTATGTCGGTGCCGTGCCCTACGATGAGTGTGTGCGTAAAGCCGTGCAGAAGCAGCGTGCCGTCTATGAAGCCTTCCCACGATCCAAGTGCGCCCTGGCGTTCAAGGCGATAGCTCAGAAGGTCGACACCTGGCCGTTGCCGGCCAATCCCCGTGGCCATCTGGAATTTTTCGTCGAGCGTCTGGTGCATCAACCGACTGCAGACTCGGCCGTATGA
- the fliA gene encoding RNA polymerase sigma factor FliA: protein MTAASGLRMYNKAQAQDSQHQLIERYAPLVKRIAYHLLARLPASVQVDDLIQAGMIGLLEASRKYDSSKGASFETFAGIRIRGAMLDEVRKGDWAPRSVHRNSRMVSDAIRVVEARTGRDAKDHEVAAELQLSLEDYYGILGDTLGSRLFSFDDLLQDGEHGGLHEDAGHTHLEPSRDLEDERFQAALADAIAGLPERERLVLALYYDEELNLKEIGEVLGVSESRVSQLHSQCAARLRSRLSEWRAG from the coding sequence ATGACAGCAGCCTCTGGACTTCGTATGTACAACAAGGCTCAGGCGCAGGATTCCCAGCATCAGCTGATCGAACGCTATGCGCCGCTGGTCAAGCGGATTGCCTATCACTTATTGGCCCGTCTGCCGGCCAGCGTGCAGGTCGATGACCTGATCCAGGCCGGCATGATCGGCCTGCTCGAAGCCTCGCGCAAATACGACTCCAGCAAGGGTGCCAGCTTCGAAACCTTCGCCGGTATCCGTATTCGTGGTGCCATGCTCGATGAGGTGCGCAAGGGGGATTGGGCGCCGCGTTCGGTACACCGCAACAGCCGTATGGTCAGCGATGCGATTCGTGTTGTTGAAGCCAGAACGGGGCGTGACGCTAAAGATCACGAAGTTGCGGCCGAACTCCAATTGAGTCTGGAGGATTACTACGGCATTCTTGGCGACACTTTGGGCAGCCGCCTGTTCAGCTTCGACGACCTGTTGCAGGACGGCGAGCATGGCGGGTTGCACGAAGACGCCGGGCACACCCACCTCGAACCTTCGCGGGACCTCGAAGACGAACGCTTCCAGGCGGCTTTGGCCGATGCCATCGCTGGTTTGCCGGAGCGTGAACGTCTCGTGCTGGCGCTGTATTACGACGAAGAACTGAACTTGAAAGAAATCGGCGAAGTGCTGGGGGTTAGCGAGTCACGCGTCAGCCAGTTGCATAGCCAGTGCGCAGCGCGTCTGCGTTCGCGGCTAAGTGAATGGCGCGCTGGCTGA
- a CDS encoding chemotaxis response regulator CheY, whose translation MKILIVDDFSTMRRIIKNLLRDLGFTNTAEADDGTSALPMLQSGSFDFLVTDWNMPGMTGIDLLRAVRADERLKHLPVLMVTAEAKRDQIIEAAQAGVNGYVVKPFTAQVLKEKIEKIFERVNG comes from the coding sequence ATGAAAATCCTCATCGTTGACGATTTCTCGACGATGCGACGGATCATCAAGAACCTCTTGCGGGATTTGGGTTTCACCAACACCGCAGAAGCCGACGATGGCACCTCGGCGCTGCCGATGCTGCAAAGCGGCAGCTTCGACTTTCTGGTGACCGACTGGAACATGCCCGGTATGACCGGCATCGACCTGCTACGTGCCGTGCGCGCCGACGAACGTCTGAAGCACCTGCCGGTGTTGATGGTGACGGCCGAAGCCAAGCGCGATCAGATCATCGAGGCGGCCCAAGCCGGTGTGAACGGCTATGTGGTCAAACCCTTCACTGCCCAGGTGCTGAAGGAAAAGATCGAGAAGATCTTCGAGCGGGTCAACGGCTGA
- a CDS encoding protein phosphatase CheZ, translated as MEHDDSTLGDLESTLKSNARDLVDSLEQGNFGAAVQLINELNKVRDRGLYHEVGKLTRELHNAIVNFQLDPRMPHAQELSQIADATERLNYVVTMTEKAANRTMDLVEQSAPLVNDLSDEAQSLSVEWGRFMRREMGADGFRELAKRIELFLARSERDGNKLSSHLNDILLAQDYQDLTGQVIKRVTQLVTEVESNLLKLMLMASQVDRFAGIQHDHEVLRAEQEKLKEPSRGEGPQIHADKRDDVASSQDDVDDLLSSLGF; from the coding sequence ATGGAACACGATGACTCCACGCTGGGTGACCTTGAGTCGACCCTGAAAAGCAACGCCCGCGATCTGGTCGATAGCCTCGAACAAGGCAACTTCGGCGCCGCGGTACAACTGATTAATGAGCTCAACAAGGTTCGTGATCGTGGCCTGTATCACGAGGTCGGCAAGCTGACCCGTGAGCTGCACAATGCCATTGTCAATTTCCAGCTTGATCCGCGTATGCCGCATGCCCAGGAGCTGTCGCAGATCGCCGATGCCACCGAACGCCTGAATTATGTGGTCACCATGACCGAGAAGGCTGCCAACCGCACCATGGATCTGGTGGAGCAGAGCGCGCCGCTGGTCAATGACCTGAGCGATGAGGCGCAGAGTCTGAGCGTTGAGTGGGGCCGTTTCATGCGTCGTGAAATGGGCGCCGATGGCTTTCGTGAGTTGGCCAAGCGTATCGAACTGTTCCTCGCTCGCAGCGAGCGTGATGGCAACAAGCTCTCCAGCCATCTCAACGACATTTTGCTGGCGCAGGACTACCAGGATCTGACTGGCCAAGTGATCAAACGTGTCACCCAACTGGTGACCGAGGTGGAAAGCAACCTGCTCAAGCTGATGTTGATGGCCAGTCAGGTCGACCGTTTTGCCGGTATTCAGCACGATCACGAAGTGCTGCGCGCCGAACAGGAAAAATTAAAAGAGCCATCGCGGGGTGAAGGTCCGCAGATTCATGCCGATAAGCGTGATGACGTTGCCTCCAGCCAGGACGATGTCGACGACCTGCTGTCCAGCCTAGGGTTCTAA
- a CDS encoding chemotaxis protein CheA has translation MSFGADEEILQDFLVEAGEILEQLSEQLVELESRPDDMNLLNAIFRGFHTVKGGAGFLQLNELVECCHIAENVFDILRKGERRVDSELMDVVLEALDAVNGMFGEVRERREPTPASPELLAALARLAEPAGADSAPAPAPAREPEPVAAPEPVAVAAAPGDITDSEFEQLLDALGDAPASENVAAGDEITDDEFESLLDQLHGKGQFTGTVEASADVAVAAVPAAAPTGDDITDDEFEALLDQLHGKGQFSAAPEVAAPVAATAEAAAPVSDDITDDEFESLLDQLHGKGKFVPPSEPAPAPAAVAKPAAAKVAPPKPAAKAEPAAARTPAAPAPAVDKAAAPASEAETTVRVDTARLDEIMNMVGELVLVRNRLVRLGLNSGDEAMSKAVSNLDVVTADLQTSVMKTRMQPIKKVFGRFPRLVRDLARSLKKEINLELVGEETDLDKNLVEALADPLVHLVRNAVDHGVETPEEREKAGKARAGRVVLSAEQEGDHILLSITDDGKGMDADVLRAKAVEKGLLDKDAADRLNEFECYNLIFAPGFSTKTEISDVSGRGVGMDVVKTKISQLNGTVNVFSQKGQGSKIIIKVPLTLAIMPTLMVMLENQAFAFPLVNVNEIFHLDLSRTNVVDGQEVVIVRDKALPLFYLKRWLVPQAFHEGQREGHVVILTVGSQRIGFVVDQLVGQEEVVIKPLGKMLQGTPGMSGATITGDGRIALILDVPSMLKRYARRF, from the coding sequence ATGAGCTTCGGCGCCGATGAAGAGATCCTCCAGGATTTCCTGGTAGAGGCCGGCGAGATTCTCGAACAGTTGTCCGAACAATTAGTCGAGCTGGAAAGCCGACCGGACGACATGAACCTGCTCAACGCCATCTTTCGCGGTTTCCATACCGTCAAGGGCGGAGCGGGCTTCCTCCAGCTCAATGAGTTGGTGGAGTGCTGCCATATCGCCGAAAACGTCTTCGACATCCTGCGCAAGGGTGAGCGTCGCGTCGATTCGGAATTGATGGATGTGGTGCTCGAGGCTCTTGATGCTGTCAATGGCATGTTCGGCGAGGTGCGTGAGCGCCGCGAGCCGACACCTGCCTCTCCTGAGCTGCTGGCTGCATTGGCGCGCCTGGCTGAGCCGGCGGGTGCCGATTCGGCTCCTGCTCCAGCTCCTGCACGTGAGCCTGAGCCTGTAGCAGCGCCCGAGCCGGTTGCTGTGGCTGCCGCTCCTGGCGATATCACCGACAGTGAGTTCGAGCAACTGCTCGATGCCCTGGGCGATGCGCCGGCAAGCGAAAACGTCGCGGCTGGTGATGAAATTACCGACGACGAGTTCGAGTCTCTGCTCGATCAGTTGCATGGCAAGGGGCAGTTCACCGGCACGGTCGAGGCTTCGGCTGACGTTGCCGTCGCGGCTGTACCGGCCGCAGCTCCGACTGGGGACGATATTACCGACGACGAATTCGAGGCTCTGCTCGATCAGTTGCACGGCAAGGGCCAGTTTTCCGCTGCACCTGAAGTGGCCGCTCCAGTCGCCGCGACTGCCGAAGCTGCTGCGCCGGTCAGTGACGATATTACCGATGACGAGTTCGAATCCCTGCTCGATCAGCTGCATGGCAAAGGCAAATTCGTTCCTCCGAGCGAGCCGGCGCCGGCACCTGCTGCGGTAGCCAAGCCTGCTGCAGCCAAGGTCGCTCCGCCCAAGCCCGCCGCCAAGGCCGAGCCTGCCGCTGCGCGTACCCCGGCTGCTCCAGCACCGGCCGTGGACAAAGCGGCAGCGCCTGCGAGCGAGGCGGAGACCACCGTGCGCGTCGATACCGCGCGCCTCGACGAGATCATGAATATGGTCGGCGAGTTGGTGCTGGTGCGTAACCGCCTGGTACGCCTGGGGCTCAACAGCGGCGACGAGGCCATGTCCAAGGCCGTGTCGAACCTCGACGTGGTGACTGCGGATCTGCAGACGTCGGTGATGAAGACCCGTATGCAGCCGATCAAGAAGGTCTTCGGTCGCTTCCCTCGCCTCGTGCGCGATTTGGCGCGCAGCCTGAAGAAGGAAATCAACCTCGAGCTGGTGGGTGAAGAAACCGATCTCGACAAGAACCTGGTCGAGGCGCTCGCCGACCCACTGGTGCACTTGGTACGTAATGCCGTCGACCACGGTGTGGAAACCCCGGAAGAGCGCGAGAAGGCTGGCAAGGCTCGCGCGGGCCGTGTGGTGCTGTCCGCCGAGCAGGAGGGCGATCACATCCTGCTGTCGATCACCGACGATGGCAAAGGCATGGATGCCGACGTGCTGCGCGCCAAGGCCGTCGAAAAAGGCCTGCTGGACAAGGACGCGGCCGACCGTCTGAACGAATTCGAGTGCTACAACCTGATCTTCGCTCCGGGCTTCTCGACCAAGACCGAGATTTCCGATGTGTCCGGCCGTGGCGTTGGCATGGATGTGGTGAAAACCAAGATTTCTCAGCTCAACGGCACGGTCAACGTGTTCTCGCAGAAGGGCCAGGGCTCGAAAATCATCATCAAGGTGCCATTGACCCTGGCGATCATGCCGACGCTGATGGTGATGCTGGAGAATCAGGCCTTTGCTTTCCCGCTGGTCAACGTCAACGAAATCTTCCACCTCGACCTGTCGCGTACCAACGTGGTCGATGGCCAGGAAGTGGTGATCGTGCGTGACAAGGCGCTGCCACTGTTCTATCTCAAGCGCTGGCTGGTGCCGCAGGCTTTCCACGAAGGACAGCGCGAGGGGCATGTGGTGATCCTTACCGTCGGCAGCCAACGCATCGGCTTTGTCGTCGATCAATTGGTCGGTCAGGAAGAAGTGGTAATCAAGCCACTGGGCAAGATGCTTCAGGGCACGCCCGGGATGTCCGGCGCCACGATCACTGGTGATGGACGCATCGCGTTGATTCTCGACGTACCGAGCATGCTCAAGCGCTATGCTCGGCGTTTCTGA
- a CDS encoding chemotaxis response regulator protein-glutamate methylesterase produces the protein MAVKVLVVDDSGFFRRRVSEILSADPSIQVVGTATNGREAIDQALALKPDVITMDYEMPMMDGITAVRNIMQRCPTPVLMFSSLTHEGARVTLDALDAGAVDFLPKNFEDISRNPEKVKQMLCEKVHTIARSNRRFSSAAVAPTAASPAAAPTSRPAVAPVRPATPAVTPRTAPTPSTSSAAPSSAAPKRKSYKLVAIGTSTGGPVALQRVLTQLPANFPAPLVLIQHMPAAFTKAFAERLDKLCRIQVKEAEDGDVLRPGLALLAPGGKQMMVDARGVVKILPGDERLNYKPCVDITFGSAAKSYGDKVLAVVLTGMGADGREGARLLKQGGSQVWAQDEASCVIYGMPMAVVKASLADAIYSLDDIGRHLTEACQ, from the coding sequence ATGGCAGTTAAGGTTCTGGTGGTGGACGACTCCGGTTTTTTCCGCCGGCGCGTTTCGGAAATTCTGTCTGCTGACCCCAGTATTCAGGTCGTGGGCACAGCCACCAATGGGCGGGAAGCCATCGATCAGGCGTTGGCGCTCAAGCCCGACGTGATTACCATGGATTACGAGATGCCGATGATGGACGGCATCACTGCGGTACGAAACATCATGCAGCGCTGCCCGACGCCAGTATTGATGTTTTCCTCGCTGACTCATGAAGGCGCTCGTGTCACCCTCGATGCGCTGGATGCCGGGGCAGTGGACTTCCTGCCGAAGAATTTCGAGGACATCTCGCGCAATCCCGAGAAGGTCAAGCAGATGCTGTGCGAGAAGGTGCATACCATCGCGCGCAGCAATCGCCGTTTCAGCTCGGCCGCAGTAGCGCCGACTGCGGCCAGTCCGGCAGCGGCGCCGACTAGTCGTCCTGCTGTTGCTCCAGTACGTCCGGCCACGCCCGCCGTCACGCCGCGTACTGCACCGACTCCAAGCACTTCCAGTGCCGCGCCGAGTTCGGCTGCGCCCAAGCGCAAGTCTTACAAACTGGTGGCCATTGGTACCTCCACCGGCGGCCCGGTGGCACTGCAACGTGTACTGACGCAATTGCCGGCCAATTTCCCGGCACCGCTGGTGTTGATCCAGCATATGCCGGCAGCTTTCACCAAGGCCTTTGCCGAGCGCCTGGACAAGCTCTGCCGCATCCAGGTCAAGGAAGCCGAGGATGGCGATGTACTACGCCCTGGCCTGGCGCTGCTGGCTCCTGGCGGCAAGCAGATGATGGTCGATGCCCGTGGCGTGGTGAAGATTCTGCCGGGCGACGAGCGCCTCAACTACAAGCCTTGCGTGGATATCACCTTCGGTTCGGCGGCCAAGTCCTATGGCGACAAGGTACTGGCCGTGGTACTGACCGGCATGGGTGCCGATGGCCGTGAAGGTGCGCGTCTGCTCAAGCAGGGTGGCAGCCAGGTCTGGGCGCAGGATGAAGCCAGTTGCGTGATCTATGGCATGCCGATGGCCGTGGTCAAGGCCAGCCTCGCCGATGCGATCTACAGCCTGGATGACATCGGTCGGCATCTGACCGAGGCCTGCCAATGA
- a CDS encoding flagellar motor protein, whose translation MDVLSLIGVILAFVAILGGNYLEGGNAGALLNGPAALIVIGGTLGAAFLQAPVSVFKRAMGIVRWIFFPPRIDLVGGINRVVGWSMVARKEGLLGLESVADAEPDPYARKGLQLLVDGAEPESIRSILEVDLYTQEARDIQAAKVFESMGGYAPTIGIIGAVMGLIHVMGNLADPSMLGSGIAVAFVATIYGVGFANLLLLPIGNKLKSIALRQSRYREMLLEGILSIAEGENPRSIELKLQGFMD comes from the coding sequence ATGGATGTATTGAGCCTAATCGGCGTCATCCTGGCGTTCGTCGCGATACTGGGTGGCAACTATCTGGAAGGTGGCAACGCCGGGGCTCTGCTCAATGGCCCGGCGGCCCTGATCGTTATCGGCGGCACCTTGGGCGCGGCGTTCCTGCAGGCACCCGTCAGCGTGTTCAAGCGCGCCATGGGTATCGTGCGCTGGATCTTCTTTCCGCCGCGCATAGACCTGGTGGGTGGCATCAACCGGGTCGTTGGCTGGAGCATGGTGGCGCGCAAGGAAGGTCTGCTCGGCCTCGAGTCGGTGGCCGATGCCGAGCCCGATCCCTATGCGCGCAAGGGCCTGCAATTGCTGGTCGACGGTGCCGAGCCGGAATCCATTCGCAGCATCCTGGAGGTCGATCTTTACACCCAGGAAGCACGCGATATCCAGGCGGCCAAGGTATTCGAGAGCATGGGCGGCTACGCGCCGACCATCGGCATCATCGGTGCGGTAATGGGCCTGATCCACGTGATGGGTAACCTGGCTGACCCGAGCATGCTCGGCAGCGGTATCGCCGTGGCCTTCGTCGCCACCATCTATGGCGTCGGCTTCGCCAACCTGTTGCTGTTGCCGATCGGCAACAAGCTCAAGTCCATTGCGTTGCGCCAGTCGCGCTATCGCGAGATGTTGCTGGAGGGCATCCTGTCCATCGCCGAGGGTGAGAACCCGCGCTCCATCGAACTGAAGCTGCAAGGCTTCATGGACTGA
- the motD gene encoding flagellar motor protein MotD, which produces MARRRHQEEHENHERWLVSYADFITLLFAFFVVMYSISSINEGKYKILSESLTGVFNQPDRAIKPIPVGEERPRTSEPDNTALDDPSSDATLQSIASSVREVFGELIQSDQLTLRGNEMWIEIELSSSLLFPSGDAIPNNQAFDIIEKVAKILAPYQNPVKVEGFTDNLPIQTAQYPTNWELSSARAASIVRMLAMDGVDPSRLAAVGYGEFQPVADNATAEGRGRNRRVVLVISRNLETRRSDGSAATQQSEAGTQPAPASASGVPQS; this is translated from the coding sequence ATGGCACGCAGGCGGCACCAGGAAGAACATGAGAACCATGAGCGTTGGCTGGTTTCCTACGCCGATTTCATCACGCTGCTGTTCGCCTTCTTCGTGGTGATGTATTCGATCTCCTCGATCAACGAAGGCAAGTACAAGATCCTCTCGGAGTCGCTGACAGGCGTATTCAACCAGCCTGACCGCGCGATCAAGCCCATTCCGGTGGGTGAAGAGCGGCCACGCACCAGCGAGCCCGACAACACCGCACTGGACGATCCCAGCTCGGACGCCACCTTGCAGAGCATTGCCTCCAGTGTGCGCGAAGTGTTCGGCGAGTTGATCCAGAGCGACCAGTTGACCCTACGCGGCAACGAGATGTGGATCGAGATCGAGCTGAGCTCGAGTCTGCTGTTTCCCAGCGGCGACGCCATTCCGAACAATCAGGCATTCGACATTATCGAGAAGGTCGCCAAGATTCTGGCACCGTATCAGAATCCGGTAAAAGTCGAAGGCTTCACTGACAACCTGCCGATTCAGACCGCCCAGTACCCAACCAACTGGGAGTTGTCTTCGGCGCGCGCGGCGAGCATCGTGCGTATGCTGGCTATGGATGGCGTCGACCCTTCGCGTTTGGCGGCTGTCGGTTACGGTGAGTTCCAGCCGGTGGCCGACAATGCCACGGCGGAGGGTAGGGGGCGCAATCGCCGGGTGGTGCTGGTGATTTCGCGCAACCTCGAAACCCGCCGTAGTGATGGCAGCGCTGCGACTCAGCAGTCCGAGGCTGGCACGCAACCTGCACCGGCGTCTGCGTCGGGGGTTCCACAGTCGTGA
- a CDS encoding ParA family protein, which translates to MKVWAVANQKGGVGKTTTSIALAGLLADAGKRVVVVDLDPHGSMTSYFGHDPDALEHSCFDLFLHQGNVPQGLPKQLLHSTSHESISLLPSSTALATLERQSPGQNGLGLVIAKSLAQLWGDFDHAVIDSPPLLGVLMVNALAASQQLVIPVQTEFLAVKGLERMISTLAMINRSRKQALPYTIVPTLFDRRTQASMSTLRVLRNTYPEHLWPAYIPVDTRLRDASRAGRTPSQFDANSRGVIAYRALLKHLLTHQPAAQVA; encoded by the coding sequence ATGAAAGTCTGGGCAGTAGCCAATCAGAAAGGTGGGGTCGGCAAGACCACCACCTCCATCGCCCTGGCAGGCCTGTTGGCCGATGCGGGCAAACGTGTGGTCGTGGTCGACCTCGATCCGCATGGATCGATGACCAGTTATTTCGGCCATGATCCCGATGCGCTGGAGCACAGTTGCTTCGACCTGTTTCTGCACCAAGGCAATGTGCCGCAAGGCTTGCCCAAGCAGTTGCTACACAGCACTAGCCATGAAAGTATTTCCCTGTTGCCATCGAGCACCGCGCTGGCCACGCTCGAGCGCCAATCACCTGGGCAGAACGGCCTGGGCTTGGTGATCGCCAAGAGCCTGGCGCAGCTGTGGGGCGATTTCGATCACGCCGTTATCGACAGTCCGCCCTTGCTCGGCGTGCTGATGGTCAATGCCCTGGCGGCCAGCCAGCAGTTGGTTATCCCCGTACAGACCGAGTTCCTGGCGGTCAAGGGCCTGGAGCGCATGATCAGCACCCTGGCGATGATCAATCGTTCGCGCAAGCAGGCCTTGCCCTACACTATCGTGCCAACGCTGTTCGATCGCCGTACCCAGGCGTCCATGAGCACCTTGCGCGTGCTGCGCAATACCTATCCCGAGCATCTGTGGCCGGCGTACATTCCGGTCGATACGCGCTTGCGTGATGCCAGTCGCGCCGGCCGCACGCCATCCCAGTTCGACGCCAATAGCCGCGGCGTGATCGCCTATCGTGCCCTGCTCAAACACCTGCTGACTCATCAGCCAGCGGCGCAGGTAGCCTGA
- a CDS encoding CheW domain-containing protein, with amino-acid sequence MSRNLATATRSQLALQSYLDGLLQEAAAELEMSVSLDEFEAAVLEEQVRDARLIEPVAFAEIVEPPVLAAVEVAPVELLAPVQAPAVEDIAPPVVAAVVDFATQPAGVLADGRPTWAEEPFECLLFDVAGLTLAVPLICLGSIYPLEGQELTPLFGQPEWFLGILPSQAGNLKVLDTARWVMPDRYRDDFRDGLQYVISVQGYEWGLAVHQVSRSIRLDPSEVKWRSQRTQRPWLAGTVIEHMCALLDVAALAELIASGGAKRLAAGKLH; translated from the coding sequence ATGAGTCGTAACCTCGCCACAGCCACGCGTTCCCAGCTGGCCTTGCAGTCATACCTAGATGGTCTGCTGCAGGAGGCTGCTGCCGAGTTGGAGATGTCCGTCAGTCTCGACGAGTTCGAGGCTGCGGTGCTCGAGGAGCAGGTGCGCGATGCGCGTCTGATCGAGCCCGTCGCGTTTGCCGAGATCGTCGAACCACCGGTGCTCGCAGCAGTGGAGGTCGCGCCAGTCGAGTTGCTTGCGCCGGTGCAAGCGCCTGCCGTCGAGGACATCGCGCCCCCTGTGGTTGCCGCTGTGGTGGATTTCGCCACGCAACCTGCTGGTGTTCTGGCGGATGGGCGGCCGACCTGGGCTGAAGAGCCGTTCGAATGCCTGTTGTTCGATGTCGCCGGGTTGACCCTGGCGGTACCGCTGATCTGCCTGGGGTCGATCTATCCGCTGGAAGGACAGGAGCTGACGCCGTTGTTCGGCCAGCCGGAATGGTTCCTCGGCATCCTGCCGAGCCAGGCCGGCAACCTGAAAGTGCTGGATACCGCGCGCTGGGTGATGCCTGATCGCTATCGCGATGATTTTCGCGATGGCTTGCAGTACGTGATTTCGGTACAAGGCTACGAGTGGGGGCTGGCCGTGCATCAGGTCAGCCGCTCGATTCGCCTTGATCCGAGTGAGGTCAAGTGGCGCAGTCAGCGGACCCAGCGGCCCTGGCTGGCGGGCACGGTGATCGAGCATATGTGCGCACTGCTCGACGTCGCGGCCTTGGCCGAGTTGATCGCCAGCGGTGGTGCCAAACGCCTGGCCGCAGGAAAACTGCATTGA
- a CDS encoding chemotaxis protein CheW, which translates to MKKSSAQGAEDPILQWVTFRLDNETYGINVMQVQEVLRYTEIAPVPGAPSYVLGIINLRGNVVTVIDTRQRFGLGSAPVTDNTRIVIIEADKQVVGILVDSVAEVVYLRQSEIETAPNVGNDESAKFIQGVCNKNGELLILVELDKMMSEEEWSELESI; encoded by the coding sequence ATGAAGAAAAGTTCTGCACAAGGTGCCGAAGATCCGATTCTGCAGTGGGTGACCTTTCGCCTGGATAACGAAACCTATGGCATCAACGTGATGCAGGTGCAGGAAGTGCTGCGCTACACCGAGATTGCCCCGGTGCCGGGTGCGCCGAGCTACGTGTTGGGCATCATCAACCTGCGTGGCAACGTGGTCACCGTGATCGATACCCGCCAGCGTTTCGGCCTGGGTTCTGCGCCGGTCACCGATAACACTCGCATCGTCATCATCGAGGCGGACAAGCAGGTGGTCGGCATCCTGGTCGATAGCGTGGCCGAAGTGGTCTACCTGCGTCAGTCCGAGATCGAGACCGCGCCGAATGTCGGCAACGACGAGTCGGCCAAGTTCATCCAGGGCGTGTGCAACAAGAACGGCGAGCTGTTGATCCTGGTCGAGTTGGACAAGATGATGTCCGAGGAAGAATGGTCGGAGCTGGAGAGCATCTGA
- a CDS encoding DUF2802 domain-containing protein, giving the protein MSEFAMLAAALAFVVLLCVALGIVCNGLYRNQQRMLAEQAKRDAVRDSRIRELSKRLDAYLTGSIRMGEELHELRRVVAPLPDKVSQIEQRDPDSLSFTQAARLVGMGASVDDLTQSCGLSTAEAELISRLHRPKTQ; this is encoded by the coding sequence ATGTCCGAGTTTGCCATGCTTGCTGCGGCCCTGGCCTTCGTGGTGCTGCTATGCGTGGCACTGGGCATCGTCTGCAACGGCCTGTATCGCAATCAGCAGCGCATGCTGGCGGAGCAGGCCAAGCGCGATGCAGTGCGTGACAGTCGGATCCGCGAACTCAGCAAGCGCCTGGATGCCTACCTGACTGGCAGCATTCGCATGGGCGAGGAACTGCACGAGTTGCGCCGGGTGGTGGCGCCGCTACCTGACAAGGTCAGCCAGATCGAGCAGCGTGATCCGGACAGCCTGTCCTTCACTCAGGCTGCCCGGCTGGTGGGGATGGGCGCCAGCGTCGATGACCTCACCCAGTCCTGCGGCCTGAGCACGGCCGAAGCCGAGCTGATCAGTCGCTTGCATCGGCCCAAGACGCAATAG
- a CDS encoding EscU/YscU/HrcU family type III secretion system export apparatus switch protein yields the protein MSRKAPPEARQAIALNYDGQSAPILSAKGDDELAEAILAIAREYEVPIYENAELVRLLARLELGDAIPESLYRCIAEIIAFAWYLQGKAPEGFTPGEEAERDVTPPLPRLSGPTR from the coding sequence ATGAGCCGTAAAGCGCCCCCCGAAGCTCGCCAGGCCATCGCCCTCAATTACGACGGGCAGAGTGCGCCGATACTCAGCGCCAAGGGCGATGACGAGCTGGCCGAGGCCATCCTCGCCATCGCCCGCGAGTACGAAGTGCCAATCTATGAAAATGCCGAACTGGTACGCCTGCTGGCGCGCCTGGAACTGGGCGACGCGATTCCCGAATCATTGTATCGCTGCATCGCCGAAATCATTGCCTTCGCCTGGTACCTGCAAGGCAAGGCGCCCGAGGGTTTCACTCCCGGGGAAGAAGCCGAGCGCGACGTCACGCCGCCGCTGCCTCGCCTAAGCGGGCCAACTCGCTGA